The Sphingomonas sp. KR3-1 genome contains a region encoding:
- a CDS encoding excalibur calcium-binding domain-containing protein — protein sequence MIAAKGNDLSISLGWKRKREPVAGDYWHGCDDARDAGTAPIYRGEPGYRPEMDGDEDGIACEPIR from the coding sequence ATGATTGCGGCCAAAGGTAATGACCTGTCGATTTCACTCGGCTGGAAGCGGAAGCGCGAGCCGGTGGCGGGGGATTATTGGCACGGCTGTGACGACGCGCGTGACGCGGGCACGGCTCCGATCTACCGCGGCGAACCGGGATATCGCCCGGAAATGGATGGTGACGAGGACGGCATCGCCTGCGAGCCGATACGATAG
- a CDS encoding NAD-dependent deacylase: MSHTRNIVILTGAGLSAESGIATFRGPGGLWEGHRVEDVCTPEALARDPELVHRFYDARRARLAEVAPNAAHVALARLDAEWPGQLLIVTQNVDDLHERAGANRLLHMHGELKSALCAACGDSAEWEDSLPPEIECPNCGTPALRPDIVFFGEMPYHMEVIETALSDADLFVSIGTSGAVYPAAGFVQTARHHGAQTLELNLDPSAGSSLFGESRLGPAGTLVPEWVAEMLDRG; encoded by the coding sequence ATGAGCCACACCCGCAACATCGTCATCCTCACCGGCGCCGGACTTTCGGCGGAGAGCGGCATCGCCACCTTTCGCGGCCCGGGCGGATTGTGGGAGGGGCACCGGGTCGAGGACGTCTGCACGCCCGAGGCGCTCGCCCGCGATCCCGAGCTGGTCCACCGCTTCTATGATGCGCGGCGCGCCAGGCTGGCCGAGGTAGCGCCCAATGCCGCGCATGTCGCGCTGGCGAGGCTCGACGCCGAATGGCCGGGGCAGCTGCTGATCGTCACCCAGAATGTCGACGACCTGCATGAGCGCGCCGGGGCGAACCGCCTGCTCCACATGCATGGCGAGCTCAAGTCGGCGCTGTGCGCGGCGTGCGGCGACAGCGCGGAATGGGAAGACAGCCTGCCGCCCGAGATCGAGTGCCCGAATTGCGGCACCCCGGCGCTCAGGCCCGACATCGTGTTCTTCGGCGAGATGCCGTACCACATGGAAGTGATCGAAACGGCGCTGTCGGACGCCGACCTGTTCGTCTCGATCGGCACCTCGGGCGCGGTCTATCCGGCGGCGGGGTTCGTCCAGACCGCGCGCCATCACGGCGCGCAGACGCTCGAGCTGAACCTCGATCCGAGCGCCGGGAGCAGCTTGTTCGGGGAAAGCCGGCTGGGGCCGGCGGGGACGCTGGTGCCGGAATGGGTGGCGGAGATGCTCGATCGGGGCTAG
- a CDS encoding antibiotic biosynthesis monooxygenase — translation MPEGGQDALIAYLREAAEVAREVEGWLSASLHASLDGTRVVNYAQSADADAAQRVFAHLKAKGMIDGNKRYGEAHPGLYRVAFTLEK, via the coding sequence GTGCCCGAGGGCGGGCAGGACGCGCTGATCGCCTATCTGCGCGAGGCCGCCGAGGTGGCACGGGAGGTCGAGGGCTGGCTGTCCGCGAGCCTGCATGCCAGCCTCGATGGCACGCGCGTCGTCAACTATGCCCAGAGCGCCGACGCCGATGCGGCGCAGCGCGTGTTCGCGCATCTCAAGGCGAAAGGGATGATCGATGGCAACAAGCGCTACGGCGAAGCGCATCCCGGGCTCTACCGGGTCGCCTTCACCTTGGAGAAATAG
- a CDS encoding nitrilase-related carbon-nitrogen hydrolase, producing the protein MTQKLKTAIVQDAPVPLALAAGLDKAIARAREAIEKGARVIAFGEGFLGGYPVWLEHIAPARLWDHPGTRELHGLLLDQAIRGEDPRFQPLQWTVDIAGVAISIGGYERVRNSLYATQFLFSPKAPVLRHRKLVLSPAEKLMLGQGDGSTLGVHAAKWGKLGQLASTEHWMPLARAAMHHEGETVHVAAWSEVGDIAMLASAHYAYEGRAFVLAAGTIQYKQEVIAGYEQAGGDGSARKLLDRLPEGQIQHGHSAIIAPDGVVIAQAGTAPEILIAELDLDEVGRGLATMDVDGAQARHDVFELSVDRRERAGIVDKHAGGDESAAA; encoded by the coding sequence GTGACGCAAAAGCTGAAGACTGCCATCGTTCAGGACGCACCGGTTCCGCTCGCGCTCGCGGCGGGGCTGGACAAGGCCATCGCCCGGGCGCGCGAGGCGATCGAGAAGGGCGCGCGCGTCATCGCGTTCGGCGAGGGTTTCCTCGGCGGCTATCCCGTCTGGCTCGAGCATATCGCGCCGGCCCGGCTCTGGGACCATCCCGGCACGCGCGAGCTGCACGGCCTGCTCCTCGACCAGGCGATCCGCGGCGAGGACCCGCGCTTCCAGCCGCTGCAATGGACGGTGGACATCGCCGGCGTCGCCATTTCGATCGGCGGCTATGAGCGCGTCCGCAACAGCCTCTACGCCACCCAGTTCCTGTTCAGCCCCAAGGCGCCGGTGCTGCGCCACCGCAAGCTGGTGCTCTCGCCCGCCGAGAAGCTGATGCTCGGCCAGGGCGACGGCTCGACGCTCGGCGTGCATGCCGCCAAATGGGGCAAGCTCGGCCAGCTCGCCTCGACCGAGCATTGGATGCCGCTCGCCCGCGCGGCGATGCATCACGAGGGCGAGACGGTGCATGTCGCCGCCTGGAGCGAGGTCGGCGACATCGCGATGCTCGCCTCTGCGCACTATGCCTATGAGGGCCGCGCCTTCGTGCTCGCGGCGGGCACGATCCAGTACAAGCAGGAAGTGATCGCCGGCTATGAGCAGGCCGGCGGCGACGGATCGGCGCGCAAGCTGCTCGATCGCCTGCCCGAGGGCCAGATCCAGCACGGCCACAGCGCGATCATCGCCCCCGACGGCGTCGTCATCGCCCAGGCCGGCACCGCGCCCGAGATCCTGATCGCGGAGCTCGACCTCGACGAAGTCGGCCGCGGCCTCGCGACGATGGACGTCGACGGCGCCCAGGCGCGCCACGACGTGTTCGAGCTGAGCGTCGACCGCCGCGAGCGCGCCGGGATCGTCGACAAGCATGCCGGCGGGGACGAGAGCGCGGCGGCCTGA
- the era gene encoding GTPase Era, which translates to MTSENQTTPTPQRCGVVAIVGAPNAGKSTLVNALVGQKVAIVSPKAQTTRARVMGIALDGDAQLILVDTPGIFTPERRLDRAMVAAAWEGAEGADVIALVVDGKGGIGTKVQTVIESLKSRRERKILILNKVDIADKPRLLGHAAKLNELLPFDETYFVSAQTGDGVPELKSVLAAAMPESPWHFPEDQVSDATDRMISAEVTREQIYLQLHKELPYSSAVETEQYKEREDGSVEIHQQILVERETQRAIVLGKGGSRIKEIGARARAELSRLMGVKVHLYLHVKVRPEWQEDRSLYREIGLDWVE; encoded by the coding sequence ATGACTTCAGAGAATCAAACCACCCCCACTCCCCAGCGCTGCGGCGTCGTCGCGATCGTCGGTGCCCCGAACGCGGGCAAGTCGACGCTGGTCAATGCGCTGGTCGGCCAGAAGGTCGCGATCGTCAGCCCCAAGGCGCAGACCACGCGCGCCCGGGTGATGGGCATCGCGCTCGACGGCGACGCGCAGCTGATCCTGGTCGATACCCCGGGCATCTTCACCCCCGAGCGCCGGCTCGACCGCGCGATGGTCGCCGCGGCCTGGGAAGGCGCCGAGGGTGCGGACGTGATCGCGCTGGTGGTCGATGGCAAGGGCGGCATCGGCACCAAGGTGCAGACCGTGATCGAGAGCCTGAAGAGCCGGCGCGAGCGCAAGATCCTGATCCTCAACAAGGTCGACATCGCCGACAAGCCCAGGCTGCTCGGCCATGCGGCCAAACTCAACGAGCTGCTGCCCTTCGACGAGACCTATTTCGTCTCGGCGCAGACCGGCGACGGCGTGCCCGAGCTGAAGTCGGTCCTCGCCGCCGCGATGCCCGAGAGCCCCTGGCACTTCCCCGAGGACCAGGTTTCCGACGCGACCGACCGGATGATCTCCGCTGAAGTGACGCGCGAGCAGATCTATCTCCAGCTCCACAAGGAGCTGCCCTATTCGAGCGCGGTCGAGACCGAGCAGTACAAGGAGCGCGAGGACGGGTCGGTCGAGATCCACCAGCAGATCCTGGTCGAGCGCGAGACCCAGCGCGCGATCGTGCTCGGCAAGGGCGGCAGCCGCATCAAGGAGATCGGCGCCCGCGCCCGCGCCGAGCTTTCCCGTCTCATGGGTGTAAAGGTCCATCTCTATCTTCACGTGAAGGTAAGGCCCGAATGGCAGGAAGACCGTTCGCTTTATCGTGAGATCGGGTTGGACTGGGTCGAGTGA
- a CDS encoding GIY-YIG nuclease family protein: MSFYTYMLRCNDGSYYIGHTEDLDVRLAQHQRGTLPGYTHTRRPVELVWCEAFATRYEALAAERQIKGWSRAKKEALIAGDWARISELARNRQVENRPSTSSGRTV, translated from the coding sequence GTGAGCTTCTACACCTATATGCTCCGCTGCAACGACGGCAGCTACTACATCGGACACACCGAAGACCTCGACGTCAGGCTCGCCCAACACCAGCGCGGGACACTGCCTGGCTATACCCATACACGCCGGCCGGTCGAACTGGTCTGGTGCGAAGCGTTCGCTACCCGCTACGAGGCGCTTGCCGCCGAGCGACAGATCAAGGGCTGGAGCCGCGCCAAGAAGGAAGCGCTGATCGCCGGAGACTGGGCGCGGATTTCCGAACTCGCACGCAATCGCCAGGTGGAGAACCGCCCTTCGACAAGCTCAGGGCGAACGGTGTAG
- the rnc gene encoding ribonuclease III → MSTPDLGDWIAKTFGQRPSDLAPYARALTHGSQAAENYERLEFLGDRVLGLAIAEWLYERFPGEPEGALSRRLNALVTGAMCADVARELGVAPLLRLGKQARGDGAADSDNVLGDAMEALIGALYLEFGLVPARDFVRKAWARHIDAHASAPRHPKSALQEWAAANNRRPPEYEVTDRSGPNHAPRFTVKVAIGTFAEASAEGTSKQEAETAAAAALLEKLKK, encoded by the coding sequence TTGAGCACTCCCGACCTGGGGGATTGGATCGCGAAGACTTTCGGCCAGCGCCCTTCTGACCTGGCGCCCTATGCCCGCGCGCTGACGCATGGCAGCCAGGCGGCGGAGAATTACGAGCGGCTGGAATTCCTCGGCGACCGCGTGCTCGGCCTCGCCATCGCCGAATGGCTGTACGAGCGCTTCCCCGGCGAGCCCGAGGGCGCGCTGTCGCGCCGGCTCAACGCGCTGGTGACCGGCGCGATGTGCGCCGATGTCGCGCGCGAACTCGGCGTGGCGCCGCTGCTCCGCCTCGGCAAGCAGGCGCGCGGCGACGGCGCGGCGGACAGCGACAATGTGCTGGGCGACGCGATGGAGGCGCTGATCGGCGCGCTCTATCTCGAATTCGGCCTCGTCCCCGCGCGCGATTTCGTGCGCAAGGCCTGGGCCAGGCATATCGACGCGCACGCCAGCGCGCCGCGCCACCCCAAGTCGGCGCTGCAGGAATGGGCCGCCGCGAACAATCGCCGCCCGCCCGAATATGAAGTAACCGACCGCTCGGGCCCCAACCACGCGCCGCGCTTCACCGTGAAGGTGGCGATCGGCACCTTCGCCGAGGCGAGCGCGGAAGGCACGAGCAAGCAGGAAGCCGAGACCGCGGCCGCGGCGGCGCTGCTGGAAAAACTCAAAAAATGA
- the lepB gene encoding signal peptidase I, protein MENTPAESLDTPATPAPAAVEEKPKNEWKELGVFLVKLALIVFIVRSFIFSPFSIPSESMMPRLLVGDYLFITKWNYGYSRHSLPWSVPLIPGRIFAGTPTRGDVVVFKAPGHDGEDWIKRVIGLPGDSIQMVNGQLMLNGKAIPKQRIGDLELPITPNVHECPTLFQAVDAKGNPVCKMPQFRETLPNGKSYNVLDQGLTPQDNTEVYHVPAGHVFLMGDNRDNSTDSRFSQPPEGQGISYVPMENIEGKAVLSFWSTDGSAAWLLPWTWFTAARWSRMGEGF, encoded by the coding sequence ATGGAAAACACGCCCGCCGAGTCCCTCGACACGCCCGCCACCCCGGCTCCCGCTGCCGTGGAGGAAAAGCCCAAGAACGAGTGGAAGGAGCTCGGCGTCTTCCTCGTCAAGCTGGCGCTGATCGTCTTCATCGTGCGCAGCTTCATCTTCTCGCCCTTCTCGATCCCGTCGGAATCGATGATGCCGCGGCTGCTGGTGGGCGACTATCTGTTCATCACCAAGTGGAACTACGGCTATTCCAGGCACTCGCTGCCGTGGAGCGTGCCGCTGATCCCGGGGCGGATCTTCGCGGGCACCCCGACGCGCGGCGACGTGGTGGTGTTCAAGGCGCCGGGGCATGACGGCGAGGACTGGATCAAGCGCGTGATCGGCCTGCCGGGCGACAGCATCCAGATGGTCAACGGCCAGCTGATGCTCAACGGCAAGGCGATCCCCAAGCAGCGCATCGGCGACCTCGAGCTGCCGATCACGCCGAACGTGCACGAATGCCCGACGCTGTTCCAGGCGGTCGACGCCAAGGGCAATCCGGTGTGCAAGATGCCGCAGTTCCGCGAGACGCTGCCCAATGGCAAGAGCTACAATGTGCTCGACCAGGGGCTGACGCCGCAGGACAATACCGAAGTCTATCACGTCCCCGCCGGCCATGTGTTCCTGATGGGCGACAATCGCGACAACTCGACCGACAGCCGCTTCTCGCAGCCGCCCGAGGGCCAGGGCATCTCCTATGTCCCGATGGAGAATATCGAGGGCAAGGCCGTGCTGAGCTTCTGGTCGACCGACGGCAGCGCCGCCTGGCTGTTGCCCTGGACCTGGTTCACCGCCGCCCGCTGGAGCCGCATGGGGGAGGGCTTTTGA
- the pgi gene encoding glucose-6-phosphate isomerase has product MALPDWSAVKSLEAVTLTELFARDSDRVAKLSADVAGIHFDWSKTHLTPELIAAFSKIAADMGLVAKRDALFAGEKINVTEGRAVEHTAERGEGSPESVSRAQSYHARMRALIDAIEAEAFGPIRSIIHIGIGGSALGPDLLVDALGRDADRYEVAVVSNVDGVALETALDRFDPATTLIAIASKTFTTTETMLNAESAISWLMQGGVADPYGQLVALTAAPEKAIAFGIDETRVLPFNESVGGRYSLWSSIGFPAALALGWDAFEELLEGAAEMDRHFRLAPFEANAPVLAAFADLYYTQVRGCETRATFAYDERLGLLPSYLQQLEMESNGKRVTAEGQPVAYPTAPITWGGVGTDAQHAVFQLLHQGTRLVPLEFIGSIEPGDGLAEEHHRQLLLNMFAQGAALMAGRKSDDLARDYPGDRPSATLLLDTVDPRTLGAILAFYEQRTFVNGVLLGINSFDQFGVELGKEMAKAAGAGGETFDASTNDLIARAFGA; this is encoded by the coding sequence ATGGCCTTGCCAGACTGGTCCGCCGTAAAGTCGCTCGAAGCGGTGACGCTGACCGAGCTGTTCGCGCGCGATTCCGATCGGGTCGCCAAGCTCTCGGCCGATGTCGCGGGCATCCACTTCGACTGGTCGAAGACGCACCTCACGCCCGAGCTGATCGCCGCCTTCTCCAAGATCGCCGCGGACATGGGCCTGGTCGCCAAGCGCGACGCGCTGTTCGCCGGCGAGAAGATCAACGTCACCGAGGGCCGCGCGGTCGAGCATACCGCCGAGCGCGGCGAGGGTTCGCCCGAGAGCGTCAGCCGCGCGCAATCCTATCACGCCCGCATGCGCGCGCTGATCGACGCGATCGAGGCGGAGGCGTTCGGCCCGATTCGCAGCATCATCCATATCGGCATCGGCGGCTCGGCGCTGGGCCCGGACCTGCTCGTCGACGCGCTCGGCCGCGACGCCGACCGCTACGAGGTCGCGGTGGTCTCGAACGTCGACGGCGTCGCGCTCGAGACGGCACTCGACCGCTTCGATCCGGCGACGACGCTCATTGCAATCGCCTCCAAGACCTTCACCACCACCGAGACGATGCTCAATGCTGAGAGCGCGATCTCCTGGCTGATGCAGGGCGGCGTCGCCGATCCGTACGGCCAGCTCGTCGCGCTCACCGCGGCGCCCGAAAAGGCGATCGCGTTCGGCATCGACGAGACGCGTGTGCTGCCGTTCAACGAGAGCGTCGGCGGGCGCTATTCGCTGTGGTCGTCGATCGGCTTCCCCGCGGCGCTGGCGCTCGGCTGGGACGCGTTCGAGGAGCTGCTCGAAGGCGCCGCCGAGATGGACCGGCATTTCCGCCTCGCCCCGTTCGAGGCGAACGCACCGGTGCTCGCTGCGTTCGCCGACCTCTACTACACCCAGGTCCGCGGCTGCGAGACGCGCGCGACCTTCGCCTATGACGAGCGGCTCGGCCTGCTGCCCAGCTACCTCCAGCAGCTCGAGATGGAATCGAACGGCAAGCGGGTGACCGCGGAAGGGCAGCCGGTGGCCTACCCGACCGCGCCGATCACCTGGGGCGGCGTCGGCACCGACGCGCAGCACGCGGTGTTCCAGCTGCTCCACCAGGGCACGCGGCTGGTGCCGCTCGAGTTCATCGGGTCGATCGAGCCGGGCGATGGCCTCGCCGAGGAGCATCACCGCCAGCTGCTGCTCAACATGTTCGCCCAGGGCGCCGCGCTGATGGCCGGCCGCAAGAGCGACGACCTGGCGCGCGACTATCCGGGCGACCGCCCCTCGGCGACGCTGCTGCTCGACACCGTCGATCCGCGCACGCTCGGCGCGATCCTGGCGTTCTACGAGCAGCGCACCTTCGTGAACGGCGTGCTGCTGGGTATCAATTCGTTCGACCAGTTCGGCGTAGAGCTCGGCAAGGAAATGGCCAAGGCGGCGGGCGCGGGCGGCGAGACATTCGACGCCTCGACCAACGACCTGATCGCCCGGGCGTTCGGCGCATGA
- a CDS encoding alkylphosphonate utilization protein produces MSGDDDYVYDEASGEWIPASEAAAKADAGVEVRDSVGNLLQDGDQVTLIKDLTVKGAGQTLKRGTLIKSIRLTGDAQEIDCKYEGIKGLVLRAEFVRKR; encoded by the coding sequence ATGAGCGGCGACGACGACTATGTCTATGACGAGGCGAGCGGCGAGTGGATCCCCGCCTCGGAGGCCGCGGCCAAGGCGGACGCGGGCGTCGAGGTACGCGATTCGGTCGGCAACCTCCTCCAGGACGGCGACCAGGTCACGCTGATCAAGGACCTGACCGTGAAGGGCGCGGGGCAGACGCTCAAGCGCGGCACGCTGATCAAGTCGATCCGCCTGACCGGCGACGCGCAGGAGATCGACTGCAAGTATGAGGGCATCAAGGGCCTGGTGCTGCGCGCCGAGTTCGTGCGGAAGCGCTGA
- the gorA gene encoding glutathione-disulfide reductase, whose translation MAEYDYDLFVIGAGSGGTRASRVAAAYGAKVAVAEEYRIGGTCVIRGCVPKKLLVYGAHFAEDLKDARRFGWNVPECDFDWAVLRDNVLADVDRLNGLYTQTLHNNGVETFIERATVTGPHEVTLASGKTISAKYILIASGAHPHVPDFPGSELGITSNEVFHLDTLPKRVLIAGGGYIANEFAGIFNEFGSHVTMVNRTDVILRGYDHSMRDRLLQISLMKGIDFRFHAEFNSIEQNADGSFKVSLTKHEPFDVDCVVFATGRVPNTKGLGLEEVGVQIDSKGAVQVDADNKSSVDSIYAVGDVTNRVQLTPVAIREGQAFADTIFGGKPHQVDYNCIPSAVFSHPPLAAVGMTESEARNKLGSVAVYTADFRAMKNVLADRNERALYKMVCDGMTGKVVGLHMIGPDAPEIMQAAAVAVKAGLTKDAFDQTVALHPTMSEELVLMK comes from the coding sequence GTGGCCGAGTATGACTATGACCTTTTCGTCATCGGTGCAGGCTCGGGCGGCACGCGCGCCTCGCGCGTTGCCGCGGCCTATGGCGCCAAGGTCGCGGTCGCCGAGGAATATCGCATCGGCGGCACCTGCGTCATCCGCGGCTGCGTGCCGAAGAAGCTGCTCGTCTATGGCGCGCATTTCGCCGAGGACCTGAAGGACGCGCGCCGCTTCGGCTGGAACGTGCCTGAATGCGATTTCGACTGGGCGGTGCTGCGCGACAATGTCCTGGCCGATGTCGACCGGCTGAACGGGCTCTACACCCAGACGCTGCACAACAACGGCGTCGAGACGTTCATCGAGCGCGCCACCGTCACCGGCCCGCATGAAGTGACGCTCGCCAGCGGCAAGACGATCAGCGCCAAATATATCCTGATCGCCAGCGGCGCGCACCCGCATGTCCCCGATTTCCCGGGCAGCGAGCTCGGCATCACCTCGAACGAGGTCTTCCATCTCGACACGCTGCCCAAGCGCGTGCTGATCGCGGGCGGCGGCTATATCGCCAACGAGTTCGCCGGCATCTTCAACGAGTTCGGCAGCCACGTCACGATGGTCAACCGCACCGACGTGATCCTGCGCGGCTATGATCACTCGATGCGCGACCGGCTGCTCCAGATCTCGCTGATGAAGGGCATCGATTTCCGCTTCCACGCCGAGTTCAACTCGATCGAGCAGAATGCGGACGGCAGCTTCAAGGTGTCGCTGACCAAGCACGAGCCGTTCGACGTCGATTGCGTGGTCTTCGCCACCGGCCGCGTGCCCAACACCAAGGGGCTGGGGCTCGAGGAAGTCGGCGTCCAGATCGACAGCAAGGGCGCGGTGCAGGTCGATGCCGACAACAAGTCCTCGGTCGATTCGATCTACGCGGTGGGCGACGTCACCAACCGCGTGCAGCTCACCCCCGTCGCGATCCGCGAGGGCCAGGCCTTTGCCGACACGATCTTCGGCGGCAAGCCGCACCAGGTCGATTACAACTGCATCCCGAGCGCGGTGTTCAGCCACCCGCCGCTCGCCGCCGTCGGCATGACCGAGAGCGAGGCGCGCAACAAGCTGGGCTCGGTCGCGGTCTACACCGCTGACTTCCGCGCGATGAAGAACGTGCTGGCCGACCGCAACGAGCGCGCGCTCTACAAGATGGTCTGCGACGGGATGACCGGAAAGGTCGTCGGCCTCCACATGATCGGCCCGGACGCGCCCGAGATCATGCAGGCGGCGGCAGTCGCAGTGAAGGCCGGGCTGACCAAGGACGCCTTCGACCAGACCGTGGCGCTCCACCCGACGATGTCGGAAGAGCTGGTGCTGATGAAATAA
- a CDS encoding AbrB family transcriptional regulator — translation MSARTAGLWLALLAASAVGTVLMEATGLSAGLLLGPMLAAILFSARGAGLSLPRPCFVGAQALIGCLIAGTLDISTFSRVVTQWPIFVGVTAATLGASSLLGYLLSRWRVLPGSTAIWGSMPGAASAMVVMADAFGADARLVAFMTYTRVVCVAAVASILAAALGAHRSGDWLVTMLAPAPLVPSLATLAVAAAGAFVGLRLRIPGGALLLPMAAGITLHALGVLRMTLPEPLLAVAYALVRWRIGLAFTRETLALAARALPRVLLATGALIGFSAMLSLLLAKLTGIDPVSAYLAVSPGGLDSVAIIATSVPVDQPFVMAMQALRFLAVLALGPSLARFAAVRFARAYSPPSSLGEGDRDA, via the coding sequence TTGAGCGCGCGCACCGCCGGGCTGTGGCTGGCGCTGCTCGCCGCCTCGGCGGTGGGCACCGTGCTGATGGAAGCGACCGGACTGTCCGCCGGGCTGCTGCTCGGGCCGATGCTCGCCGCGATCCTCTTCTCGGCCCGCGGCGCCGGGCTCAGCCTGCCCCGACCCTGCTTCGTCGGCGCCCAGGCGCTGATCGGCTGCCTGATCGCCGGCACGCTCGACATCAGCACCTTCTCGCGGGTGGTGACGCAGTGGCCGATCTTCGTCGGGGTGACCGCCGCGACCTTGGGCGCGAGCAGCCTGCTCGGCTATCTGCTCAGCCGCTGGCGGGTGCTGCCGGGCAGCACCGCGATCTGGGGATCGATGCCGGGCGCCGCCTCGGCAATGGTGGTGATGGCCGATGCGTTCGGCGCCGATGCGCGGCTGGTGGCGTTCATGACCTATACCCGGGTGGTGTGCGTGGCGGCGGTCGCCTCGATCCTGGCGGCGGCGCTCGGCGCGCATCGCAGCGGCGACTGGCTGGTGACGATGCTGGCGCCCGCGCCGCTGGTCCCGTCGCTCGCGACGCTGGCGGTAGCGGCGGCCGGCGCGTTCGTCGGCCTCAGGCTGCGCATTCCGGGCGGCGCGCTGCTGCTGCCGATGGCGGCGGGGATCACGCTCCATGCGCTCGGCGTGCTGCGCATGACCCTGCCCGAACCGCTGCTGGCGGTCGCCTATGCGCTGGTCCGCTGGCGGATCGGCCTCGCCTTCACCCGCGAGACGCTGGCGCTGGCCGCCAGGGCGCTGCCGCGGGTGCTGCTGGCGACGGGCGCGCTGATCGGCTTTTCCGCGATGCTGTCGCTGCTGCTCGCGAAGCTGACCGGGATCGATCCGGTGAGCGCCTATCTCGCGGTCAGCCCGGGCGGGCTCGACTCGGTGGCGATCATCGCGACCTCGGTGCCGGTCGACCAGCCCTTCGTGATGGCGATGCAGGCGCTGCGTTTCCTCGCGGTGCTGGCGCTGGGACCCAGTTTGGCAAGGTTCGCGGCGGTGCGGTTTGCCAGAGCCTATTCCCCCCCGAGCTCACTCGGGGAGGGGGACCGCGACGCGTAG
- a CDS encoding dicarboxylate/amino acid:cation symporter codes for MSQPTRILLSLIAGLILGAVLAAFAPAAATTAADWAQPVGQAWLNGLQMTIVPLVVALLITGVAATAEAAQAGRLAARAIALYVVVLVFSAAAAAILTPLFLHIAPLPRESADALRAALAGAEKIGPVPPIGEFLAAIVPSNIVKAAAENAFLSLIIFSLIFAFAMTRVGGEAQRLLTDFFKALRDVMLVVIDWVLWVGPLGVFALALVVGAKAGTGAFGALIHYILTVAGVGLAVTIFAYPVAVFGGRVGLGKYVRAALPSQAVALSTQSSLATLPVMIEGSGKLGVPVAVSGVTLPLAVAIFRATGPAMNFAVAIYVAEWFGVPLSPATLAVGVVVATLTSLGSVSLPGTVSYVSAIAPVAATIGAPVSPLGLLVAVETLPDIMRTVGNVTWDIAAATWLARRAGTVPLDEADTILAHDS; via the coding sequence ATGTCGCAACCAACCCGTATTCTATTGTCGTTGATTGCCGGGCTGATCCTCGGCGCGGTGCTCGCCGCATTCGCCCCGGCCGCCGCGACGACCGCGGCCGATTGGGCGCAGCCGGTCGGCCAGGCCTGGCTCAACGGGCTGCAGATGACGATCGTGCCGCTGGTCGTGGCGCTGCTGATCACCGGCGTCGCCGCGACCGCCGAGGCCGCGCAGGCCGGCCGCCTGGCCGCGCGCGCCATCGCGCTCTATGTGGTGGTGCTGGTCTTCTCCGCCGCCGCCGCGGCGATCCTGACCCCGCTCTTCCTCCATATCGCGCCGCTGCCGCGCGAATCGGCCGATGCGCTGCGCGCCGCTCTTGCCGGCGCCGAGAAGATCGGCCCGGTGCCGCCGATCGGCGAGTTCCTCGCCGCGATCGTGCCGTCGAACATCGTCAAGGCCGCCGCCGAGAACGCCTTCCTGTCGCTGATCATCTTCTCGCTGATCTTCGCCTTCGCGATGACGCGGGTGGGCGGCGAGGCCCAACGGCTGCTCACCGACTTCTTCAAGGCGCTGCGCGACGTGATGCTGGTGGTGATCGACTGGGTGCTGTGGGTCGGGCCGCTCGGCGTGTTCGCGCTCGCGCTCGTCGTCGGCGCCAAGGCCGGCACCGGCGCGTTCGGCGCGCTGATCCACTATATCCTCACCGTCGCCGGCGTCGGCCTGGCGGTGACGATCTTCGCCTATCCGGTCGCGGTGTTCGGCGGGCGCGTGGGGCTGGGCAAATATGTCCGCGCCGCGCTGCCCAGCCAGGCGGTGGCGCTCAGCACGCAGAGCTCGCTGGCGACCTTGCCGGTGATGATCGAGGGTTCGGGCAAGCTCGGCGTGCCGGTGGCGGTGTCGGGCGTGACGCTGCCGCTGGCGGTGGCGATCTTCCGCGCGACCGGCCCGGCGATGAACTTCGCGGTGGCCATCTATGTCGCCGAATGGTTCGGCGTGCCGCTCAGCCCGGCGACGCTGGCGGTGGGCGTGGTGGTGGCGACGCTGACCTCGCTCGGCTCGGTCAGCCTGCCCGGCACGGTCAGCTATGTCAGCGCGATCGCCCCGGTGGCGGCGACGATCGGCGCGCCGGTGAGCCCGCTCGGGCTGCTCGTCGCGGTCGAGACGCTGCCGGACATCATGCGCACCGTCGGCAACGTCACCTGGGACATCGCCGCGGCGACCTGGCTCGCGCGCCGCGCCGGCACGGTGCCGCTGGACGAGGCGGACACGATCCTCGCGCACGACAGTTGA